The genomic interval TCCGACGTCACGTCCAGGAAGGTCCCGAAGTCCGCCTCGTGGCCGCCGAAGCGGCGCGGCACCGTCAGCCGGAACAGCCCCGCGTCGGTCAGCGCCTCGATGTTCTCCTCGGCGACCCGGCGGTCGGCCTCCGTCCGGGCGGCGTTCTCCTTCAGCAGCGGGAGCAGCTGCGTCGCGTGCGCCTTCAGCGCGGTCCGCGAGGTCGGTGCGGTCGTGGTCATGGTGTCCTCCGGGCGTCGTACGGCTCAGACGGCGCACCCCCGGGCAGCTGCCGCGAGGGGGCCCGCTGGTGGGATTGCACGCCCCGTCGGCCCCGCTGTCCCCGGTCCCGGAGCACAGATCCGAGGCCGCTTCCTGCGCTGCCGGACCAGTCCGGCGGTTCTTTGGGCCCGCCGCCAGGACGGGCCCGCCCGGCTTGGCCTCCCGGCCCAGTGCGGCGGGCGGCGGCCCGTGGAATCACTGGAACCAGAGCCCGGACCCGCACCCACCGCAGGAGGCCGCTGTGCCCGCATCCGCTCCGACGGGGACGCCCCCGCCCCTCGCCGCCCCCGCTCCGGCAGCCTTCCGGCACGTCCTGGGCCATGTGCCGACCTCGGTCTGCGTGGTGACCGCCGCGACGGCCGCCGGCCCGGTCGGCGTCACCGTCGGCAGCTTCACCTCCGTGTCGCTGGAACCGCCCCTGGTCGCGTTCTGGGCGGGCGCCGCGTCGGCCAGCGCGGACGCCGTCGTACGGGCAGGGCGGTTCGGCGTCAACGTACTGGCCGAGGACCAGCGGGAGGTGTGCGCGGCCTTCGCGCGGCGGACCCCCGACCGGTTCGCCACCGGCGACTGGGAGTACCCGCCGGACGGGCCGCCCCGCCTCGGCGGTGCGGCGGCCTGGCTCACCTGCGATGTGGAAGGAAGCGTTCCGGCGGGTGACCATGTGATGGTGATCGGCCGCGTCCTGGACCTGGCCGCCGCCGACGGGCCGCGCCGCCCGCTCCTCTTCCACCGGGGCCGGCTGGTCCGCCTCGACCGCGCGCACGCGGTGCACGCGCCCACCCACTCCTTCGGCTGGTGGGACCGCTGACCGCCGCCGACGCCCCCACGGGAGGCCCCATGACGGACACCGAAAGCGTCACGCAGACCGTGCTGCGCGAGCGCCAGGGCCTGTCGTCACATTCCCGTCGTCCGCCCGGCAGACGGGAATGTGACGACAGTCCCTGGGCCCGGGACCGGGGCTGGTGGGACCGGATGCGCGCCTGCTACTGGCCCGACTCCGTGGTGAACCTCAGCTGGTACCGGGGCTCCGGCCCCGGATTCGTGGACGCCTCCGCGCACATGGCCGGGCGCGGCGACGCCAGCGTGCACCGCCTCTCCCCGCCCGCCGTGCGGATCGCGCCGTACCGGGCGCCCTACGCGATCCTCGCGTGCCACCTCGACCGGCGCGGATACCCCGTCTCCGGCGAGCTGCTGGGCGACGACCGCCCGGAGCGGGCCGCCGCCTTCTACGACGACACGCTGAAGTGGCTCGCCGGCTGAAACCGCTCGCCCCCACCGCAAGGAGCACCCCATGACCCCGACCGGACTCATCGACGTCCACGCCCACTTCGTCACCGACGCCTACGCCGACGCCGCCCGCTCCGCCGGGATCACGCACCCCGACGGCATGCCCGGCTGGCCCTCCTGGAGCGTCGAGCAGCACCTCGACCTGATGGACGACGCCGGAATCGCCAGGTCCTACCTGTCGGTCTCCTCGCCCGGCGTGCACTTCGGGGACGACCGCGCGGCCCGCGCCCTGGCCCGGGAGGTCAACGGGTTCGGCGCCCGCGTCCGCGCCGGACACCCGGACCGCTTCGGCCAGTTCGCCTCGCTGCCGCTGCCCGATGTGGAGGGCGCGCTCACCGAGGCCGCGTACGCGCTCGACGTCCTCGGCGCCGACGGGGTCGCCGTGGAGACCAACCACCACGGCCTCTACCTGGGCGATCCCCGCCTCGAACCGCTGTGGGAAGCGCTCGACTCGCGCGGCGCCCTCGTCTTCGTCCACCCCACCTCGCCGCCGCACGCGGACGAGACCGCCCTCGGCCGGCCGCGCCCGATGCTGGAATTCCTCTTCGACACCGCCCGCGCCGCGAGCGACCTGCTGCTGCGCGGGGTGTTCACCCGCCACCCCCGGATCCGCTGGGTGCTGACCCACGGCGGGGGAGCGCTGCCGCTGCTCGCGGACCGCATCGACCTGTTCCGTACGATCACCGGCGGCGACGGACCAAGCGCGGTGGAACAGCTCGGCCGCCTCTGGTACGACATGGCCGGGACGCCGTTCCCCCGCCAGATCCCGGCCCTCGACGCCGCGTTCGGCACCGAGCGCCTGCTGTACGGCAGCGACTACTGCTGGACCCCCGCCGAGGCGGCCCGCGCCCAGATCGCCTCCGTCGACGCGGCCGTCCCGCCCTCCGCCACCGACACCTGGCGCGACCTCACCACCCGTAACGCGCACCGCCTGTTCGCGGTGTGACGGCCGACCCACGACGACGACAGTCAGGAGAGACATGAGCAGGTACGTCGACCCCTCAT from Streptomyces drozdowiczii carries:
- a CDS encoding flavin reductase family protein — encoded protein: MPASAPTGTPPPLAAPAPAAFRHVLGHVPTSVCVVTAATAAGPVGVTVGSFTSVSLEPPLVAFWAGAASASADAVVRAGRFGVNVLAEDQREVCAAFARRTPDRFATGDWEYPPDGPPRLGGAAAWLTCDVEGSVPAGDHVMVIGRVLDLAAADGPRRPLLFHRGRLVRLDRAHAVHAPTHSFGWWDR
- a CDS encoding amidohydrolase family protein; this encodes MTPTGLIDVHAHFVTDAYADAARSAGITHPDGMPGWPSWSVEQHLDLMDDAGIARSYLSVSSPGVHFGDDRAARALAREVNGFGARVRAGHPDRFGQFASLPLPDVEGALTEAAYALDVLGADGVAVETNHHGLYLGDPRLEPLWEALDSRGALVFVHPTSPPHADETALGRPRPMLEFLFDTARAASDLLLRGVFTRHPRIRWVLTHGGGALPLLADRIDLFRTITGGDGPSAVEQLGRLWYDMAGTPFPRQIPALDAAFGTERLLYGSDYCWTPAEAARAQIASVDAAVPPSATDTWRDLTTRNAHRLFAV